In Desulfomonile tiedjei DSM 6799, a genomic segment contains:
- a CDS encoding YIP1 family protein: MECPHCRREIGQDPEQRFCPFCGRALGDSSYTGYDDSPDEPDIRFESDFEQEQSGYCPWEDQENLGFGTALVQTIKASMFSPAQFFSKMPVRGGVLLPLLFGIIVETVGSMAAYLWSTAVGGQGLFEFSSKTPILFALLIPLFVFLGLFLWGVILHASLFLVGGAQRDFEATFRIVCYTSGPELFGIIPVIGGIISLIWKLYITVVGLREVHGISNGRAIAALLLPLGLCCGLVSIAILSAGFLVSMSS; the protein is encoded by the coding sequence GTGGAGTGCCCGCATTGCAGGAGAGAAATTGGGCAGGATCCGGAGCAACGTTTCTGTCCGTTCTGTGGAAGAGCGCTCGGCGACTCTTCCTACACAGGATATGATGACAGCCCGGATGAACCGGACATTCGCTTCGAAAGCGATTTCGAGCAGGAGCAAAGCGGCTACTGTCCCTGGGAAGACCAGGAGAATCTCGGGTTCGGGACTGCATTGGTCCAGACGATTAAAGCAAGTATGTTTTCTCCGGCCCAGTTTTTCTCAAAAATGCCCGTACGCGGTGGGGTTCTCCTGCCGTTGCTTTTTGGAATTATCGTTGAAACCGTGGGGAGCATGGCGGCATACCTGTGGTCGACAGCAGTAGGCGGTCAGGGACTTTTTGAATTCTCGTCAAAGACTCCGATTCTCTTTGCTTTGCTCATACCGTTATTCGTCTTCTTGGGATTATTCCTTTGGGGAGTGATACTTCACGCCTCACTCTTTTTGGTAGGCGGGGCTCAGAGGGATTTCGAGGCAACATTTCGTATCGTTTGTTACACATCTGGACCAGAATTATTTGGAATCATTCCGGTAATTGGTGGCATAATTTCATTGATCTGGAAACTGTATATAACTGTGGTGGGTTTGAGAGAGGTACATGGGATCTCGAACGGCAGAGCCATAGCAGCACTACTGTTGCCATTAGGACTGTGCTGCGGCCTGGTGTCGATCGCGATCCTGAGTGCCGGATTTCTTGTATCCATGAGCTCATGA
- the argC gene encoding N-acetyl-gamma-glutamyl-phosphate reductase, with translation MIRALVFGVTGYTGLELVRLLSTHPEIFIVAGSSRTWAGKRASEALPFVNRAKDFPLRTLEDLLEDPQADIAFLALPHGESMAVIRPLLEAGLKVVDLSADLRLNDAEVYQDWYGPHKDPELIPRAVYGLPELYREEIRKADLVANPGCYPTSVILALVPLMKLSEVDTSCPVVDSKSGISGAGRGAKLNTSFCEAGESFKPYGVIRHRHIPEMEQELSKVAGKPVKVRFTPHLIPVSRGMVSTIHVRLIQPLSAVSIRELYIEHYRSEPFVKVLPAGKFPDTAFVRGSNQCHLAIEVDERTGWLIVMSAIDNLVKGASGAAVQNANLMTGLEESSGLSGLPLFP, from the coding sequence ATGATACGAGCACTCGTTTTCGGCGTGACCGGGTACACGGGCCTTGAGCTTGTCCGCCTACTTTCGACACACCCGGAGATCTTCATAGTGGCCGGAAGCTCCCGAACGTGGGCAGGAAAGAGGGCATCGGAAGCGCTCCCATTTGTTAATCGCGCAAAGGATTTTCCACTTCGCACTCTCGAAGATTTGCTTGAAGATCCACAGGCGGACATAGCTTTCCTGGCTCTTCCACATGGCGAATCCATGGCGGTGATCCGTCCGCTCCTGGAGGCGGGTCTCAAAGTCGTAGACCTCTCTGCGGATTTGCGTCTCAACGATGCCGAGGTATACCAGGATTGGTATGGGCCTCATAAAGATCCTGAGTTAATTCCCCGCGCGGTGTACGGATTGCCGGAGCTTTATCGTGAAGAAATCAGAAAGGCCGACCTTGTGGCAAATCCCGGATGTTATCCTACTTCGGTGATTCTTGCCCTGGTTCCCTTGATGAAACTTTCGGAAGTGGATACAAGCTGTCCCGTGGTGGATTCCAAATCCGGAATCTCCGGAGCCGGAAGAGGGGCGAAGCTCAATACCAGTTTCTGTGAAGCCGGAGAGAGCTTCAAACCGTATGGAGTGATTCGTCACCGGCACATACCGGAAATGGAACAGGAACTCTCCAAGGTTGCAGGTAAACCGGTGAAAGTCCGGTTTACTCCGCATCTCATACCGGTGAGCAGAGGGATGGTGAGCACTATACACGTCCGCCTCATCCAACCCCTCTCAGCCGTGTCAATCAGAGAGCTGTACATTGAGCATTACCGATCGGAACCGTTCGTAAAAGTGTTGCCTGCAGGAAAATTTCCGGATACCGCATTCGTGCGCGGGTCGAATCAGTGCCACCTGGCAATCGAAGTTGACGAGCGCACAGGATGGCTTATTGTCATGTCCGCGATTGACAATCTGGTCAAAGGAGCTTCCGGAGCCGCAGTGCAGAATGCGAATCTCATGACCGGACTGGAGGAAAGTTCGGGTTTGTCCGGACTGCCCTTGTTTCCATGA
- the guaB gene encoding IMP dehydrogenase — MEIKESLTFDDVLLQPCYSEILPTEVDVQTKLTREITLNIPLVSAAMDTVTGSEMAISMARQGGIGIIHRNLAVKDQAKEVDRVKRSESGMIVDPITINPDQRISDALQIMKKYHISGVPVTVNGYLKGILTNRDLRFVENLDLKVEEVMTKENLITVDERIDIETCKALLHKHRIEKLLVVDKNNRLKGLITIKDIQKAIMFPDSAKDPLGRLRVGAAVGVGPDRDERVSALTKRGVDVIVVDTSHGHSKNVIETVKLIKKRYSDVQVVAGNVASGEAVTDLVKAGADGIKIGVGPGSICTTRIVAGVGVPQISAILDCAKAANKLGVPLIADGGIKFSGDITKALAAGAHTIMIGGLLAGTDESPGEMVLYQGRSYKSYRGMGSLEAMREGSKDRYGQHEGVSENKLVPEGIVGMVPAKGPLAHSINQLIGGLKAGMGYLGAHNLEELRAKARFLRITAAGLKESHVHDVVITKEAPNYRLEPR, encoded by the coding sequence ATGGAGATCAAAGAATCTCTTACGTTTGACGACGTGTTACTTCAACCGTGCTATTCAGAAATTTTGCCCACCGAAGTAGATGTCCAAACGAAACTTACCAGAGAAATTACATTGAATATCCCGTTGGTCAGTGCTGCCATGGATACCGTTACCGGGTCCGAAATGGCTATTAGCATGGCTCGGCAGGGTGGCATCGGCATCATTCATCGCAATCTCGCGGTGAAGGATCAGGCGAAAGAGGTTGACCGGGTGAAACGGTCGGAATCCGGAATGATTGTGGATCCTATTACTATTAACCCGGATCAACGCATTTCCGACGCACTGCAGATCATGAAGAAATATCATATCTCCGGTGTTCCTGTGACGGTCAACGGGTATTTGAAAGGTATTTTGACAAACCGCGATCTCAGGTTTGTGGAAAATCTCGATCTCAAAGTTGAAGAGGTCATGACCAAAGAAAACCTGATCACCGTGGACGAAAGAATCGATATAGAAACATGCAAAGCTCTTCTCCACAAACACAGAATCGAGAAGCTTTTGGTAGTGGACAAGAATAATCGTCTAAAGGGCTTGATCACTATTAAGGATATTCAAAAAGCCATCATGTTTCCTGATTCTGCAAAAGACCCGCTGGGTCGACTTCGGGTTGGCGCAGCAGTGGGGGTCGGGCCGGATCGTGACGAAAGGGTATCCGCTCTGACAAAGAGAGGGGTTGACGTCATTGTTGTGGATACATCCCACGGGCATTCGAAGAATGTCATTGAAACCGTGAAGCTCATAAAGAAACGCTACAGCGACGTTCAGGTCGTGGCGGGCAATGTCGCGTCCGGGGAAGCGGTAACGGATCTGGTGAAGGCCGGGGCGGACGGGATAAAAATCGGTGTCGGACCGGGCTCCATCTGCACCACTCGGATTGTTGCAGGAGTGGGCGTGCCGCAGATAAGCGCCATTTTAGACTGTGCGAAGGCTGCCAATAAATTGGGTGTCCCGCTGATCGCTGACGGAGGAATAAAGTTTTCCGGCGATATTACGAAAGCTCTTGCTGCAGGCGCTCACACGATCATGATCGGCGGTTTGCTTGCAGGCACGGATGAGAGTCCCGGAGAAATGGTGCTCTACCAGGGGCGCTCATACAAATCCTATAGAGGCATGGGGTCTCTGGAAGCAATGCGCGAGGGATCGAAAGACCGATACGGCCAGCATGAGGGAGTCTCGGAGAATAAACTTGTCCCTGAGGGCATCGTGGGCATGGTCCCTGCAAAAGGTCCTCTGGCGCATTCCATCAATCAGCTTATCGGCGGTCTCAAGGCTGGCATGGGGTATCTGGGGGCCCATAATCTCGAGGAGCTTCGAGCAAAGGCGCGCTTCTTGAGAATAACCGCTGCAGGCTTGAAGGAATCTCATGTGCATGACGTTGTCATCACGAAGGAAGCCCCCAACTATCGGTTGGAACCTCGTTGA
- the sppA gene encoding signal peptide peptidase SppA → MKKSRTGVAVLFIGFLIVAFVALIMTLSMLSNEKEETGTWSSILEGGNKIGIVTIEGTIMSSDDILKQLRKYRKKSSIKAVLLRVNSPGGSVAPAQEIYREIARLREKKPVVVSMETVAASAAYYISSNADAIVCSQGTITGSIGVIMILPEIHQIIQRVGADVNIIKAGKYKDIGSITRPLTEEERGILNGFAAEIHEQFISDVARGRKGKIEEQKLREIADGRFFTGEKAKEWGLVDDIGNFYDAVKVAAKLGKIKTEPELVYPKKKWDNLLDVFMESAASAVVKVVERTRALQAPTIQ, encoded by the coding sequence ATGAAGAAGTCCAGGACCGGAGTTGCAGTCCTTTTTATAGGTTTTCTCATAGTGGCGTTTGTCGCCCTGATAATGACTCTGTCTATGTTATCCAATGAAAAAGAGGAAACGGGCACCTGGTCCAGCATTCTCGAGGGTGGTAACAAAATCGGAATCGTAACTATTGAAGGCACTATCATGTCTTCGGATGACATCTTGAAGCAATTGAGAAAATACCGGAAGAAGTCATCGATCAAGGCAGTGCTGTTGCGAGTGAATTCTCCGGGGGGAAGCGTAGCGCCGGCTCAGGAAATATACCGGGAAATAGCTCGTCTGCGGGAAAAGAAACCCGTTGTCGTTTCTATGGAAACCGTTGCGGCTTCGGCAGCATATTATATATCAAGTAACGCCGATGCCATCGTGTGTTCCCAGGGAACCATAACCGGCAGCATCGGGGTCATAATGATTCTGCCCGAAATTCACCAGATCATCCAAAGAGTCGGAGCGGATGTGAATATAATTAAGGCGGGAAAATACAAAGACATCGGTTCGATCACCAGACCGCTTACTGAAGAGGAACGTGGAATTCTCAACGGATTCGCGGCTGAAATCCACGAACAGTTCATTTCGGATGTAGCCCGAGGACGCAAAGGTAAAATAGAAGAACAGAAGCTCAGAGAGATAGCGGACGGAAGATTTTTCACGGGGGAAAAAGCAAAAGAATGGGGGCTTGTCGATGATATCGGCAACTTCTATGATGCAGTGAAAGTCGCCGCGAAATTAGGTAAGATAAAAACAGAGCCCGAACTTGTCTATCCCAAGAAAAAATGGGATAACCTCCTGGACGTGTTCATGGAATCAGCGGCTTCAGCCGTCGTAAAGGTGGTGGAACGCACACGGGCATTACAAGCACCGACGATTCAATGA
- the amrA gene encoding AmmeMemoRadiSam system protein A: protein MKSAKRSVGTDLGLQDEEKRELHRIARTVIESRAAGKPVPRIVPAFPRLAEKFGAFVSIHKRGMLRGCIGCLTADDALHRTVEEMAEAAAFRDPRFTPVQTEELPHLELEISVLTPFVEIEDTADIQIGIHGLMIRKGNYSGLLLPQVAADRNWDTITFLEETCKKAGLSRSAWQDKETKIYVFSADVF, encoded by the coding sequence ATGAAATCTGCAAAAAGGAGTGTGGGAACCGATCTGGGACTCCAGGACGAAGAAAAGAGAGAACTCCACAGAATCGCCAGAACAGTGATCGAATCGAGAGCCGCCGGGAAACCTGTGCCGCGCATCGTTCCGGCTTTTCCGAGACTTGCAGAGAAGTTCGGAGCCTTTGTGAGCATTCACAAGAGAGGAATGCTGAGAGGCTGCATCGGGTGTCTCACTGCTGACGATGCTCTCCACCGGACAGTGGAAGAAATGGCTGAAGCGGCAGCCTTTCGCGATCCTCGTTTCACGCCTGTGCAAACAGAGGAATTGCCGCACTTGGAACTGGAAATATCCGTATTGACTCCATTCGTGGAAATTGAAGATACGGCAGATATTCAGATTGGCATTCACGGCCTCATGATACGCAAAGGTAATTATTCCGGACTGTTGCTTCCCCAGGTAGCCGCCGACAGGAATTGGGATACCATCACTTTCTTGGAGGAAACGTGCAAGAAGGCGGGCTTATCAAGAAGCGCGTGGCAAGACAAGGAGACCAAAATTTATGTCTTTTCGGCTGACGTTTTCTGA
- a CDS encoding putative tRNA(5-methylaminomethyl-2-thiouridylate) methyltransferase with PP-loop ATPase domain, with the protein MSFRLTFSEPATGTVFNKKAVALISGGLDSALAIHLVKQQGIDVTAIHFTSFFSIDDPEAKDSSVRVTAEQLDVPVKFIQRGEDFIQLLRNPRYGYGKNLNPCIDCRIYTLVKAREYMKSIGASFLVTGEVVGQRPMSQRRHTLRLIEKQADCRGIVLRPLSAKVLPPTGPEEAGILDRDLLLGVAGRGRKMQLDLAADLNLRGFSSPAGGCLLTDRNFSRRLKDLLTSSEHVSCEELAALRIGRHFRVRPGLKIVVGRSEEENNQLQELAQSRNFIMPFVFPGPAVLVLGNPDEGEKELVCRVIRRYAKPIRRGDMFTLQRPQCETEIIQASGLPSEEWLSEHLI; encoded by the coding sequence ATGTCTTTTCGGCTGACGTTTTCTGAACCAGCAACCGGGACCGTCTTCAATAAGAAAGCAGTTGCGCTGATCTCCGGAGGATTGGATTCAGCATTGGCCATACATTTGGTCAAACAGCAGGGAATCGATGTCACAGCGATCCATTTTACTTCTTTTTTTTCAATTGACGATCCGGAGGCGAAGGATTCTTCGGTCCGCGTGACTGCCGAGCAACTTGACGTCCCAGTGAAGTTTATCCAACGGGGAGAAGATTTCATTCAACTCCTGAGGAATCCCCGATACGGGTACGGCAAGAATCTCAATCCTTGTATCGACTGCCGCATCTACACGCTTGTAAAAGCCCGGGAATATATGAAATCCATCGGAGCATCGTTTCTCGTTACCGGCGAAGTGGTTGGACAACGCCCCATGTCGCAGCGCCGCCATACCCTGCGGCTTATCGAAAAACAGGCTGACTGCAGAGGGATAGTCCTTAGACCGCTTTCCGCGAAAGTACTACCTCCGACCGGGCCTGAGGAAGCCGGAATCCTCGATCGCGACCTGCTGCTGGGCGTTGCGGGACGCGGGAGAAAGATGCAACTGGATCTGGCTGCCGACCTCAATCTCAGAGGGTTTTCTTCTCCCGCAGGAGGTTGTCTTCTCACGGACCGGAATTTCTCACGAAGATTGAAAGATCTCCTCACATCTTCAGAGCACGTTTCCTGTGAGGAATTGGCAGCCCTGCGGATCGGGCGACATTTCCGCGTACGCCCCGGTCTGAAAATCGTTGTGGGAAGAAGTGAAGAAGAGAATAATCAACTGCAAGAATTGGCACAGAGCAGGAACTTCATAATGCCTTTCGTTTTCCCAGGTCCGGCAGTACTGGTGCTGGGCAATCCGGACGAGGGAGAAAAGGAACTGGTCTGCCGAGTGATCAGGCGGTACGCGAAACCAATCCGTCGTGGTGATATGTTCACTCTACAACGGCCGCAGTGCGAAACCGAAATTATACAAGCCTCGGGATTGCCTTCCGAGGAATGGCTATCCGAGCACCTGATTTAA